In Caproiciproducens sp. NJN-50, the following are encoded in one genomic region:
- the gatA gene encoding Asp-tRNA(Asn)/Glu-tRNA(Gln) amidotransferase subunit GatA, whose amino-acid sequence MEQHGLISKIGGLLRSGEISCTELTKKYLETAEQENGRLNAYVRLTPETALKTAAEVDRKLSAGEKLSPLAGIPMTLKDNISTSGIETTCCSKILQGYVPIYDATVWSILKQQDAVLIGKTNMDEFAMGSSCETSCFGGAKNPHNTERVAGGSSGGVASAVAGNLAAFGLGSDTGGSIRQPASFCGIVGFKPTYGAVSRYGLIAYASSFDQIGPITRSVADAALVYDAIAQYDPMDSTSSDKAAPAFSSLGKDIRGLKIGVPKEYYDGIRPDVKAALENALKVCQSLGAEIVEFSMPSIKYSLPVYYILACAEASSNLGRYDGIRYGTLTEHYADRDEMICRTRSEGFGAEVKRRILLGTYVLSAGYYDAFYKKAQNLRGTLVKAFEDAFSRCDVIAAPTVPMTAFPLNFTARDAVETYLTDICTVPVNIAGLPGISVPCGFGSDSMPVGLQLIGARFSEPALLNAAFQYEQAAGDDVFRALETGVAR is encoded by the coding sequence ATGGAACAGCACGGATTGATTTCTAAAATCGGCGGGCTCCTTCGTTCCGGGGAAATCAGCTGCACGGAACTGACCAAAAAGTATCTGGAAACCGCCGAACAGGAAAACGGGCGCCTGAACGCCTATGTAAGACTGACGCCGGAAACCGCGCTGAAAACCGCGGCCGAGGTGGACCGGAAACTTTCGGCGGGTGAGAAGCTGTCCCCTCTCGCCGGAATTCCGATGACCCTCAAGGACAACATTTCCACCAGCGGCATTGAAACGACCTGCTGTTCGAAGATTCTGCAGGGCTATGTCCCGATCTATGACGCGACGGTGTGGTCCATCCTGAAGCAGCAGGACGCGGTCCTCATCGGAAAGACCAACATGGACGAGTTCGCGATGGGCTCCTCCTGCGAGACCTCCTGCTTTGGCGGAGCGAAAAATCCGCATAATACTGAGCGCGTGGCGGGCGGCAGCAGCGGCGGGGTTGCTTCGGCAGTCGCGGGCAACCTCGCGGCGTTCGGCCTCGGCTCGGACACCGGCGGCTCTATCCGTCAGCCCGCCAGCTTCTGCGGCATCGTCGGATTCAAGCCGACCTACGGAGCGGTTTCGCGCTACGGGCTGATCGCCTACGCCTCCAGCTTCGACCAGATCGGCCCCATCACAAGGAGCGTGGCGGACGCCGCGCTGGTCTACGACGCGATCGCCCAGTACGACCCGATGGACTCGACCAGCAGCGACAAGGCGGCACCCGCGTTTTCCTCTTTGGGGAAGGACATCAGGGGGCTGAAAATCGGCGTTCCGAAAGAATATTACGACGGGATCCGCCCGGACGTCAAAGCCGCTCTCGAAAACGCTTTAAAGGTCTGCCAGTCGCTCGGCGCGGAAATTGTGGAATTTTCGATGCCTTCGATCAAATACAGCCTGCCGGTTTATTATATCCTCGCCTGCGCGGAGGCTTCGTCCAATCTCGGCCGCTATGACGGCATCCGCTACGGCACCCTTACGGAACACTACGCCGACCGCGACGAGATGATCTGCAGGACGCGCAGCGAGGGCTTCGGCGCGGAGGTCAAGCGCCGCATCCTTCTCGGCACCTATGTTCTGAGCGCCGGTTATTACGACGCGTTTTATAAAAAAGCGCAGAACCTGCGCGGGACACTCGTCAAGGCGTTTGAGGACGCATTCTCCCGCTGCGACGTGATTGCGGCCCCGACCGTCCCGATGACGGCGTTCCCGCTGAACTTCACCGCGCGGGACGCGGTCGAAACCTATTTGACCGATATCTGCACCGTTCCGGTCAACATCGCGGGCCTGCCGGGCATCAGCGTCCCGTGCGGCTTTGGAAGCGACTCCATGCCGGTCGGACTTCAGCTCATCGGCGCGCGTTTTTCGGAACCGGCCCTGTTAAACGCCGCGTTTCAATACGAGCAGGCGGCGGGAGACGACGTTTTCCGCGCCTTGGAAACGGGGGTCGCACGATGA
- the gatB gene encoding Asp-tRNA(Asn)/Glu-tRNA(Gln) amidotransferase subunit GatB: MNYELVCGLETHVELATKTKIFCSCTTEFGGEPNTHCCPICIGLPGTLPKLNRAVVEYAVMAGLATNCEISPVSKMDRKNYVYPDLPKAYQISQYDMPLCRNGRVDLSNGRRIRLNRIHIEEDAGKLVHERGNTFVDYNRGGVPLIEIVTEPDLRSIAEVEEYVEKLQMILRYIGVSDCKMQEGSLRCDVNVSVRPAGQEAFGTRAEIKNMNSFAHMVKAIEYEYDRQVDLLMSGEEVVQETRRYDEESGCTEGMRGKEDADDYRYFREPDLVTIRITDEMRETLRAKMPEDPQKRLTRFGSDYGLPEADARLLIEHRRIADYFEAAAKGTKNPRAAANCILGQMFARLGSEAEKERFDVAVSPERLRELILLLDAGKIRMNLVKSTLEKMLDSGKPASDFLNEKDLAGLSADDLKAICEKAVAENEAAAADYRAGKGKALKAILGSVMKATRGRADPQEAERLLAELLKK, encoded by the coding sequence ATGAATTACGAGCTGGTCTGCGGACTGGAAACCCATGTGGAACTCGCGACAAAAACAAAGATTTTCTGCTCCTGCACCACTGAATTCGGCGGAGAGCCGAATACCCACTGCTGCCCTATCTGTATCGGGCTGCCGGGCACGCTGCCCAAGCTGAACCGGGCCGTTGTGGAGTACGCCGTGATGGCGGGCCTCGCCACCAACTGTGAAATCAGCCCGGTTTCCAAAATGGACCGCAAGAACTACGTATATCCGGACCTTCCGAAGGCATATCAGATTTCCCAGTACGACATGCCGCTGTGCCGGAACGGCCGGGTGGATCTGTCGAACGGGCGCAGGATCCGCCTCAACCGCATCCACATCGAAGAAGACGCGGGCAAGCTGGTCCACGAGCGCGGCAACACCTTCGTCGACTACAACCGCGGCGGCGTCCCGCTGATCGAGATCGTCACGGAACCCGACCTGCGCAGCATCGCGGAAGTCGAGGAATACGTGGAAAAGCTCCAGATGATTCTGCGCTACATCGGCGTTTCCGACTGCAAGATGCAGGAGGGCTCGCTGCGCTGCGACGTCAACGTGTCCGTTCGCCCCGCCGGGCAGGAAGCGTTCGGCACCCGCGCGGAAATCAAGAATATGAATTCGTTCGCTCATATGGTGAAAGCGATCGAATACGAATATGACCGGCAGGTGGACCTGCTGATGAGCGGCGAAGAGGTTGTGCAGGAAACCCGGCGCTACGATGAGGAATCCGGCTGCACCGAGGGAATGCGCGGCAAGGAAGACGCCGACGACTACCGCTATTTCCGCGAGCCGGACCTCGTGACCATCCGCATCACGGACGAAATGCGGGAAACCCTCCGCGCGAAGATGCCGGAGGACCCGCAAAAGCGCCTGACGCGGTTTGGATCGGATTACGGTCTGCCAGAAGCGGACGCGCGGCTGCTGATCGAGCACCGCCGCATCGCCGACTATTTCGAGGCGGCGGCGAAGGGCACGAAAAATCCGCGCGCGGCGGCCAACTGCATTCTGGGGCAGATGTTCGCCCGCCTCGGCAGCGAAGCCGAAAAAGAGCGGTTTGACGTCGCGGTTTCCCCAGAGCGGCTGCGCGAACTGATCCTGCTGCTGGACGCGGGCAAAATCCGGATGAACCTCGTGAAATCCACGCTGGAAAAGATGCTGGACTCCGGCAAGCCGGCCTCGGATTTTCTGAATGAAAAAGATCTTGCCGGATTGAGCGCGGATGATTTAAAAGCGATCTGTGAAAAAGCCGTTGCGGAAAATGAAGCGGCCGCTGCGGACTACCGCGCCGGGAAAGGAAAAGCGCTGAAAGCAATTCTCGGCTCTGTCATGAAGGCGACGCGCGGGCGCGCCGACCCGCAGGAAGCGGAAAGGCTGCTCGCGGAGCTGCTGAAAAAATAA
- a CDS encoding DJ-1/PfpI family protein, translated as MDVNILLFSDFEILDAFGPVEILGCIEEYSLHYVSVTGGIIKSRQGTKVLTEEMKDADSYGILLIPGGQGTRPLVNDIDFIKRLSYMVMKSEYCLAICTGSALLAKTGLLDRKKATSNKKAFEWVQSIDKNVLWVRKARWVEDQKYYTSSGVSAGIDMTLGFIAERFGKEKAQKIAEHIEYIWNSDSHNDLFAKCERGKQKMVHGINLENVMVDCDDEQKLCEFYHQLLGWEKSQMFGHPALSSENGTVFLFMEEKDYVPPVWPEENGKQQKQMHFDFQVPDVAAAVEYAQSIGAAKTVAQFGGNEWVTMTDPAGHPFCLCAKENQP; from the coding sequence ATGGATGTAAACATCCTGCTATTTTCTGATTTTGAAATCTTGGATGCTTTTGGCCCTGTGGAAATTTTAGGATGTATTGAGGAATACAGTCTGCATTACGTTTCAGTTACCGGCGGAATCATCAAAAGCAGACAGGGTACAAAAGTATTAACCGAGGAAATGAAAGACGCCGATTCTTATGGAATTCTGCTCATTCCCGGCGGGCAGGGAACACGGCCTTTAGTGAATGATATTGATTTCATCAAAAGGTTGTCCTATATGGTCATGAAATCAGAATATTGTCTTGCAATTTGTACAGGTTCAGCATTACTTGCGAAAACGGGACTTTTGGATCGTAAAAAAGCGACTTCGAACAAAAAGGCTTTTGAATGGGTACAATCAATCGACAAAAACGTTTTGTGGGTTAGAAAAGCCAGATGGGTAGAAGATCAAAAATATTATACATCTTCCGGGGTGTCTGCCGGAATAGACATGACATTGGGTTTTATCGCGGAAAGATTTGGAAAAGAGAAAGCACAAAAAATTGCCGAGCATATCGAATATATTTGGAATTCGGATTCTCATAACGATTTATTCGCGAAATGCGAAAGAGGCAAGCAGAAAATGGTTCATGGAATAAATTTGGAAAACGTCATGGTGGACTGCGATGATGAGCAAAAGCTGTGCGAATTTTATCATCAGCTGCTCGGATGGGAAAAAAGCCAAATGTTTGGCCATCCCGCGTTAAGCAGCGAAAACGGGACTGTATTTTTGTTTATGGAAGAAAAAGATTATGTTCCGCCCGTATGGCCCGAAGAAAACGGAAAGCAGCAAAAACAGATGCACTTTGATTTTCAGGTCCCGGACGTTGCGGCGGCAGTCGAATATGCTCAATCCATCGGGGCGGCGAAGACGGTAGCCCAATTCGGCGGCAATGAATGGGTAACGATGACGGACCCCGCAGGACATCCGTTCTGCCTTTGTGCGAAGGAGAATCAGCCTTAA
- the msrB gene encoding peptide-methionine (R)-S-oxide reductase MsrB, translating to MSEIYLAGGCFWGMQKYLSSVRGVLETEAGYANGPDEAPTYEQVCRDSGHAETVRVKYDPGKVSLAFLLRLYFDAIDPASVNRQGGDSGIQYRTGIYYTDGKDLPVIRAEIERLQKTLAKPVAVEVLPLENFYPAEEYHQDYLDKNPGGYCHISPAKIKKAAEAVERPDRFTAPDPRTLKEKLTPTQYEVTRNAATEPPFQNAYWDEKRPGIYVDVTTGEPLFTSKDKFDSGCGWPSFSRPISQELVAEHKDLTHGMIRTEVRSRTGDAHLGHVFADGPMELGGLRYCINSASLRFIPKEEMEREGYGDWLNRV from the coding sequence ATGTCTGAAATTTATCTGGCGGGAGGATGCTTCTGGGGCATGCAGAAGTATCTTTCGTCCGTTCGCGGGGTACTGGAAACCGAGGCGGGCTATGCGAACGGCCCGGACGAAGCCCCGACGTATGAGCAGGTGTGCCGGGATTCCGGGCACGCGGAGACCGTCCGCGTGAAGTACGATCCGGGAAAGGTATCGCTCGCATTTTTGCTGCGCCTGTATTTCGACGCGATCGATCCGGCTTCTGTCAACCGGCAGGGCGGGGACAGCGGAATCCAATACCGGACCGGCATCTATTACACGGACGGAAAAGACCTGCCGGTGATCCGCGCGGAAATCGAACGCCTGCAAAAAACGTTGGCGAAGCCGGTCGCGGTGGAAGTGCTGCCGCTCGAAAATTTTTATCCGGCGGAGGAATACCACCAGGATTATCTGGACAAAAATCCGGGCGGCTACTGCCACATCAGCCCGGCGAAGATCAAAAAAGCGGCCGAGGCTGTTGAACGCCCGGACCGATTCACGGCGCCGGACCCGCGGACGCTGAAAGAAAAGCTGACCCCAACGCAGTATGAGGTGACGCGGAACGCCGCGACGGAACCGCCGTTTCAGAATGCGTACTGGGACGAAAAGAGGCCGGGAATCTATGTGGACGTGACCACCGGAGAACCCCTGTTCACGTCAAAAGACAAATTCGACTCCGGCTGCGGATGGCCGAGCTTTTCCAGGCCGATTTCGCAGGAGCTTGTCGCGGAGCACAAGGACCTGACTCACGGGATGATCCGCACGGAGGTGCGAAGCAGGACCGGCGATGCCCACCTGGGACATGTTTTTGCCGATGGCCCCATGGAACTGGGAGGTCTGCGATACTGCATCAACAGCGCGTCGCTCCGGTTCATCCCGAAGGAGGAGATGGAACGGGAAGGCTACGGCGACTGGCTGAACCGGGTCTGA
- a CDS encoding YwbE family protein: MDGKIRKNIEIGALVDIVLKKDQPTGKLTRGHVKRILTKSPTHPHGIKVMLEEEDQVGRVQNIVEEQ; this comes from the coding sequence ATGGACGGTAAAATCCGGAAAAATATTGAAATCGGCGCGCTGGTCGATATCGTGCTGAAAAAAGACCAGCCAACCGGCAAGCTAACGCGCGGCCATGTCAAACGGATCCTGACCAAAAGCCCGACGCATCCGCACGGCATCAAGGTGATGCTGGAGGAAGAAGATCAGGTCGGGCGGGTGCAAAACATTGTGGAGGAACAATAA
- the spo0A gene encoding sporulation transcription factor Spo0A, whose translation MEKRIKLLIANDSTEFHNDYGRVFESSELEVSYAQKDGIKLLEKIETIHPDVVLADLFMPRLDGIGVIKATRTKMPGAKPLFVIVSNFTSPTLEREVMMSGAAYFAICPFDAADLADRIVQLCDMNGLSAAAPAKSRQASQDPEPSLEIQVTEILHQIGVPAHIKGYHYLRDSIIMAIETPDIINAVTKQLYPSVAKRYNTTASRVERAIRHAIEVAWDRGDVDILNSYFGYTIHNTRGKPTNSEFIAMISDRLRLHMKTA comes from the coding sequence ATGGAAAAGCGTATAAAATTGCTTATCGCAAATGACAGTACGGAGTTTCATAACGACTACGGTCGAGTTTTTGAAAGTTCTGAATTGGAAGTCAGCTATGCGCAGAAAGATGGAATAAAGCTATTGGAAAAAATAGAAACGATCCATCCTGATGTAGTGCTTGCCGATCTTTTCATGCCAAGGCTGGACGGAATCGGCGTGATCAAAGCGACCCGGACGAAAATGCCGGGGGCAAAACCGCTTTTTGTGATTGTTTCCAATTTTACAAGTCCCACGCTGGAGCGGGAGGTCATGATGTCCGGTGCGGCGTATTTTGCGATCTGTCCGTTCGACGCCGCCGATCTGGCGGACCGGATTGTTCAGCTCTGCGATATGAACGGCCTTTCTGCGGCCGCGCCCGCGAAATCCAGACAGGCCTCTCAGGATCCGGAGCCGTCCCTGGAAATTCAGGTGACGGAGATCCTGCATCAAATTGGCGTTCCGGCGCATATTAAAGGATATCATTATCTTCGTGATTCCATTATTATGGCAATTGAAACTCCGGATATTATCAATGCAGTGACCAAACAGCTTTACCCCAGTGTTGCAAAGAGATACAACACCACGGCGTCCCGTGTGGAACGCGCGATACGCCATGCGATTGAAGTGGCGTGGGACCGCGGTGACGTGGATATTTTGAATTCCTATTTCGGATATACAATCCACAATACAAGAGGAAAACCCACCAATTCCGAATTTATCGCCATGATTTCAGACAGGCTCAGGCTTCACATGAAGACGGCCTGA
- the spoIVB gene encoding SpoIVB peptidase, whose protein sequence is MKKIISMLTASAAMLELLLAVVLLTADYFTPDSYTVTTGNHLEWLSGAITVVGDSDVTASAGVSYPKTYQGTLMLYHLIPIKSVDVSIVDQTCVVPCGTPFGIKMFTDGVVIVGLADIQTSSGSVNPAAQAGLKIGDVITEVDGKEVSSNSEVAKDVENCDGKNMRFCVRRDGTLSTVTLQPVRAEADGLYKAGLWVRDSTAGIGTLTYYDPSTKSFAGLGHGICDSDTGELMPLLSGDIVPVTINGVSKGLKGKPGELRGYFTDSDAMGRLVANVTTGVYGYLNSAPEGGALKVAMKQDVKAGAVQILTTIDGGTPQYYDAEIERIDYRDQVQSKNLILHITDGKLITQTGGIVQGMSGSPILQGGKLVGAVTHVFVNDPTRGYGVFAENMLAESKSVDSAMKSKAS, encoded by the coding sequence TTGAAAAAAATCATTTCAATGCTAACCGCATCCGCCGCCATGCTTGAACTTTTGCTGGCAGTAGTTCTTTTGACGGCGGATTATTTTACTCCCGATTCCTATACCGTGACCACAGGGAACCATCTGGAGTGGTTGTCCGGTGCGATTACGGTTGTCGGCGACAGCGATGTAACAGCCAGCGCGGGCGTCTCTTATCCAAAAACGTATCAGGGTACTTTAATGCTGTACCACCTGATTCCAATTAAGTCCGTGGACGTCAGCATTGTCGACCAGACCTGCGTCGTGCCCTGCGGAACGCCGTTCGGAATTAAAATGTTTACCGACGGCGTGGTGATCGTAGGGCTTGCGGACATCCAGACCTCCTCCGGCTCCGTAAATCCTGCTGCACAGGCGGGGCTGAAGATCGGGGATGTGATTACCGAAGTTGACGGAAAGGAAGTCAGTTCCAACAGTGAAGTCGCAAAGGACGTGGAAAACTGCGATGGCAAAAACATGCGGTTCTGCGTCCGGCGTGACGGCACCCTTTCCACTGTGACCCTGCAGCCGGTTCGGGCGGAAGCCGACGGACTCTACAAAGCTGGTCTTTGGGTCCGCGACAGCACCGCGGGAATTGGAACCCTGACTTATTATGACCCGTCAACCAAAAGCTTTGCGGGGCTGGGGCATGGAATCTGTGATTCCGACACCGGCGAGCTGATGCCGCTGCTAAGCGGCGATATTGTTCCGGTCACCATTAACGGTGTGTCGAAGGGACTAAAAGGAAAACCCGGAGAGCTTCGCGGGTATTTTACCGACAGCGACGCGATGGGCAGACTGGTTGCCAATGTAACAACCGGAGTCTACGGGTATTTGAATTCCGCTCCGGAAGGCGGCGCTTTGAAGGTCGCCATGAAGCAGGATGTCAAAGCTGGCGCAGTACAAATTCTGACCACCATTGATGGAGGCACACCACAGTACTATGATGCTGAAATCGAAAGAATCGACTACAGAGATCAGGTACAGAGCAAAAATCTGATTCTTCACATTACCGACGGGAAGCTGATTACCCAAACGGGCGGCATCGTTCAGGGGATGAGCGGCAGCCCGATTCTTCAGGGCGGTAAACTGGTCGGTGCGGTGACCCATGTTTTTGTCAATGATCCGACCCGCGGCTACGGGGTATTTGCTGAAAATATGCTGGCGGAATCCAAATCGGTCGATTCCGCAATGAAATCAAAAGCGTCTTAA
- the nspC gene encoding carboxynorspermidine decarboxylase — MMFDPMIPPTPCYVIDKQLLTENLKILDSVRKETGCRILLAQKAFSMFSVYPLIGKYLDGAASSSLFEARLAREEMGKEVHIYAPAYREDEFDQILEYSDHVVFNSFSQWEKFRGAVRNSGGKVSCGIRVNPEYSEIETGIYDPCGEFSRLGVTPGNFRPEELEGIEGLHFHTMCEQGAETLDRTLRVFEEKFGRFLSRMKWVNFGGGHHITKPGYRLDLLKDCIRRIHDRYGVQVYLEPGEAIALNAGFLVSTVLDVMENGMGIAILDTSAACHMPDVLEMPYRPEIVDAGKPGETPYTYRLGGPTCLAGDVIGDYSFPKPLRPGDRLVFRDMAIYSMVKNNTFNGIGLPAILLYGESEGFRLVREFNYEDFKTRLS; from the coding sequence ATGATGTTTGATCCGATGATTCCGCCCACGCCGTGCTACGTAATCGACAAGCAACTGCTTACTGAAAACCTGAAAATTCTCGATTCCGTGCGGAAAGAGACCGGCTGCCGGATTTTGCTGGCGCAGAAGGCGTTTTCGATGTTTTCCGTTTATCCGCTGATCGGAAAATACCTGGACGGCGCCGCTTCCAGCTCCCTGTTCGAGGCGAGGCTGGCACGGGAAGAAATGGGGAAGGAAGTCCACATCTACGCTCCCGCCTACCGGGAGGACGAGTTTGATCAGATTCTGGAATACAGCGACCACGTTGTATTCAATTCGTTTTCCCAATGGGAAAAGTTCAGAGGCGCGGTGCGCAACAGCGGCGGAAAAGTGAGCTGCGGCATCCGCGTCAATCCGGAGTACTCGGAGATCGAGACCGGCATTTACGATCCCTGCGGAGAGTTCTCACGCCTCGGCGTAACGCCTGGGAACTTCCGCCCGGAAGAGCTGGAAGGAATCGAAGGGCTGCATTTCCACACAATGTGCGAGCAGGGCGCGGAAACGCTCGACCGTACCCTGCGGGTATTCGAGGAAAAGTTCGGCCGCTTTTTGTCCCGGATGAAATGGGTCAATTTCGGGGGCGGGCACCATATTACCAAACCGGGCTACCGTCTCGACCTGCTGAAAGACTGCATCCGCCGGATTCACGACAGGTATGGCGTGCAGGTTTATCTGGAGCCGGGCGAAGCGATTGCGCTGAACGCGGGATTTCTGGTTTCCACCGTGCTGGACGTGATGGAGAACGGAATGGGGATTGCCATTCTGGACACCTCTGCGGCGTGCCATATGCCCGATGTGCTGGAAATGCCTTACCGCCCGGAAATCGTGGACGCGGGGAAACCGGGGGAGACGCCGTATACGTACCGCCTCGGCGGGCCGACCTGCCTCGCGGGCGACGTCATCGGCGATTATTCCTTCCCAAAACCGCTTAGGCCCGGAGACCGGCTGGTTTTCCGCGACATGGCGATCTACTCCATGGTGAAGAACAACACGTTCAATGGGATCGGGCTTCCGGCGATCCTCCTCTACGGGGAATCCGAGGGCTTCCGCCTCGTCAGGGAGTTCAACTATGAGGATTTCAAGACCCGGCTTTCCTGA
- a CDS encoding saccharopine dehydrogenase family protein has translation MGKAMMIGAGAVASVVAHKCCQNPEVFEELCIASRTKSKCDALKKKLEGGKTKVSTAQVDADNVAELVQLIRREKPDIVINVALPYQDLHIMDACLEARVDYVDTANYEPPETAHFEYKWQWDYRDRYEKAGITALLGSGFDPGVTGVYSAYAQKHCFDEIHSIDIVDANAGDHGYKFATNFNPEINIREVSAKGSYFENGRFVETEPMAIKRVYDLPEIGPKDIYLLHHEELESLAKNIKGIQRIRFWMTFSQSYLDHLRALEDVGMTSIEPIEFEGKQIVPLQFLKAVLPDPSTLGPRTKGKTNIGCIFQGVKDGKERTYYVYNICDHQACYREVGSQAVAYTAGVPAMIGAMMVLTGKWKKPGVFNVEEFDPDPYMDAMNRCGLPWREDFSPALIG, from the coding sequence ATGGGAAAAGCTATGATGATCGGCGCGGGGGCCGTAGCAAGCGTTGTCGCGCATAAATGCTGTCAGAATCCGGAGGTCTTTGAGGAACTCTGCATTGCGAGTCGGACCAAAAGCAAATGCGACGCGCTGAAGAAGAAATTGGAAGGCGGGAAAACGAAGGTTTCGACCGCTCAGGTTGACGCGGACAACGTGGCGGAGCTGGTTCAGCTGATCCGGAGGGAAAAACCGGACATCGTCATCAATGTGGCGCTGCCCTATCAGGACCTTCATATCATGGACGCCTGCCTGGAAGCGAGGGTCGACTATGTGGACACGGCAAACTACGAGCCGCCCGAAACCGCGCACTTTGAATATAAGTGGCAGTGGGACTACCGCGACCGCTATGAGAAGGCCGGCATCACCGCGCTGCTCGGCAGCGGATTCGACCCGGGCGTGACGGGCGTTTATTCCGCCTATGCCCAAAAGCACTGCTTTGACGAAATTCATTCCATCGACATTGTCGACGCGAACGCCGGCGACCACGGCTATAAGTTTGCCACCAACTTTAACCCGGAGATCAATATCCGCGAAGTCAGCGCGAAGGGCAGCTACTTTGAAAACGGCCGCTTTGTCGAAACGGAACCGATGGCAATCAAACGGGTGTACGATCTGCCGGAGATCGGGCCGAAGGATATTTATCTGCTGCACCACGAGGAACTGGAATCCCTTGCGAAGAATATCAAGGGAATTCAGCGCATCCGGTTCTGGATGACGTTTTCCCAGAGCTATCTGGACCATCTGCGGGCGCTGGAAGACGTCGGAATGACTTCGATCGAACCGATCGAGTTCGAGGGAAAGCAGATCGTACCGCTTCAATTCCTGAAAGCGGTCCTGCCGGACCCCTCCACCCTCGGCCCAAGGACAAAGGGCAAAACCAACATCGGCTGCATTTTTCAGGGCGTCAAGGACGGAAAAGAGCGTACCTATTACGTTTATAATATCTGCGACCACCAGGCGTGTTACCGCGAAGTCGGCAGTCAGGCCGTCGCCTACACGGCCGGCGTTCCCGCGATGATCGGCGCGATGATGGTGCTGACCGGGAAATGGAAAAAGCCCGGGGTCTTCAATGTGGAGGAATTCGATCCGGACCCGTACATGGACGCGATGAACCGCTGCGGGCTGCCCTGGCGCGAGGATTTTTCCCCGGCGCTGATCGGCTGA
- the speE gene encoding polyamine aminopropyltransferase, giving the protein MELWFTEKHTKNVNFSIKVDRQLYSSQSEFQRIDIFESPEFGRFLTLDGFMMLTEKDEFIYHEMIAHVPMAVNPSAKRILVIGGGDGGAVRELTRYPGIERIDLVEIDREVVEACKKYLPQTACRLDDPRVRVFYEDGLRFVRDKRDEYDLILVDSTDPFGPGEGLFTKEFYGNCFKALDEDGILVNQQESPFYHNDAVAMQRAHQRIVQSFPVSRVYQAHIPTYSSGHWLFGFASKKLRPVEDLRAEEWNRLGLVTRYYNTKLHVGAFSLPTYVNDLLEKVEPMKEEE; this is encoded by the coding sequence ATGGAATTGTGGTTTACCGAAAAACATACGAAAAACGTCAATTTTTCCATCAAGGTGGACCGTCAGCTTTACAGCAGCCAGAGCGAATTCCAGCGCATCGATATTTTTGAGTCGCCGGAATTCGGCCGCTTTCTAACGCTGGACGGTTTCATGATGCTGACGGAGAAAGACGAGTTCATTTATCATGAGATGATCGCGCATGTGCCGATGGCTGTGAATCCTTCCGCAAAACGGATTCTGGTGATCGGCGGGGGAGACGGCGGAGCGGTGCGCGAGCTGACGCGCTATCCGGGCATTGAGCGCATTGACCTGGTTGAGATCGACCGCGAAGTGGTCGAGGCCTGTAAAAAGTACCTGCCGCAGACCGCCTGCAGACTGGACGACCCCAGGGTTCGCGTTTTCTATGAGGACGGGCTCCGCTTTGTCCGTGACAAACGGGACGAATACGACCTGATCTTAGTGGATTCCACCGACCCGTTTGGGCCGGGAGAGGGGCTGTTCACCAAGGAGTTCTACGGCAACTGCTTTAAGGCACTTGACGAGGACGGGATTCTCGTCAATCAGCAGGAGAGCCCGTTTTACCACAACGACGCGGTGGCCATGCAGCGCGCGCACCAGAGGATCGTGCAGTCGTTCCCGGTCAGCCGGGTCTATCAGGCGCATATTCCGACCTACTCGTCGGGACACTGGCTGTTCGGCTTCGCTTCCAAAAAATTGCGCCCGGTGGAAGACTTGCGGGCGGAGGAATGGAATCGTTTGGGCCTTGTGACCCGATACTATAACACGAAGCTCCACGTCGGGGCGTTTTCGCTGCCGACCTATGTCAACGACCTGTTGGAAAAAGTGGAGCCGATGAAAGAAGAAGAATAA